Proteins from one Mastacembelus armatus chromosome 16, fMasArm1.2, whole genome shotgun sequence genomic window:
- the smg9 gene encoding protein SMG9 — MSESGHSQPGMYGQGRRRRRRRGDRDAGPPGQNLSGPSRDRDYPPRERRDGSEDPPGPLIQKTPIILAKPPGERAKPSQNVPASGAPVLEKPIMLMKARDDAGKPGTPPEAASQTSGPGPSKIEREGQRPTQPVYQIQNRGMSASASSSAVDPMVGQSKLLPPEKMKHSIKLVDDQMNWCEGAMEYLRDQTDMLVVGIIGLQGTGKSTIMSLLSANTPEEDQRAYVFRAQTQEIKERGGNQSTGIDFFITQERVIFLDTQPVLSPSILDHLINNDRKLPPEYNLPHTYVEMQSLQIAAFLFTVCHVVIVVQDWFTDLNVYRFLQTAEMLKPSTPSASHDSTGSSGGDDGAEYYPHIVFLQNKARRDDFCPRNLKNMHMVVDKLMAHSHLKYKGTLSMVDCNIFPGLGQDYLSSEVNLFLLPVQENDGEDSLTKAGSGTYPLFSLLPGYRGHPSFSTMVSKLRSQILAMPRCQLSHTILTEKNWFHYAARIWDGVKKSSALSEYSRLLC, encoded by the exons ATGTCGGAGTCCGGTCACAGTCAGCCCGGGATGTACGGGCAGGGACGCAGGAGGAGGCGACGCCGGGGAGACAGGGATGCTGGACCTCCGGGGCAAAACCTGTCCGGTCCCAGCAGGGATCGAGATTATCCACCGAGAGAGCGAAGG GATGGGAGCGAGGATCCACCAGGCCCGCTCATTCAGAAGACCCCCATCATTCTGGCAAAACCCCCAGGGGAAAGG GCCAAGCCATCCCAGAACGTTCCTGCCAGTGGAGCTCCAGTCCTGGAGAAGCCCATCATGCTAATGAAAGCCAGAGATGATGCAGGGAAGCCAGGGACCCCTCCGGAGGCGGCATCTCAGACTTCTGGTCCTGGGCCCTCCAAAATCGAGAGGGAAGGGCAGCGACCTACCCAACCTGTATACCAGATCCAAAATCGAGGAATGAGTGCTTCTGCATCAAGCAGTGCTGTGGACC CCATGGTTGGCCAGTCTAAACTCCTCCCTCCAGAGAAGATGAAGCACAGCATTAAGCTCGTGGATGATCAAATGAATTGGTGTGAAGGTGCCATGGAG TACCTCAGAGACCAGACAGATATGTTGGTGGTGGGAATCATTGGTCTTCAGGGAACTGGGAAATCCACAATCATGTCACTGTTGTCTGCCAACACCCCTGAGGAAGATCAGAG GGCTTATGTATTCAGAGCCCAAACCCAGGAAATcaaggaaagaggaggaaaccagagcacaGGGATTGATTTCTTCATCACACAGGAGAGAGTCATCTTCCTGGATACACAG CCAGTGCTGAGCCCATCTATTCTAGACCACCTCATCAACAATGACCGGAAGTTACCTCCAGAGTACAACCTCCCTCACACGTATGTTGAGATGCAG TCTCTTCAGATTGCTGCCTTCCTGTTTACTGTGTGCCATGTGGTCATTGTGGTTCAAGACTGGTTCACAGACTTAAACGTATATAG GTTTCTTCAAACTGCTGAGATGCTGAAACCTTCTACTCCGTCTGCAAGCCACGACAGCACTGGCTCTTCAGGCGGTGACGACGGGGCAGAGTACTATCCTCATATTG TGTTCCTCCAGAATAAGGCCAGACGGGATGACTTCTGCCCGAGGAATCTGAAGAACATGCATATGGTGGTGGACAAACTAATGGCCCACTCTCATCTCAAATACAAAg GTACACTGTCTATGGTAGACTGCAATATCTTCCCTGGCCTGGGACAGGACTATCTGTCAAGTGAGGTCAACCTGTTCCTACTTCCTGTGCAGGAGAATGATGGGGAGGATAGTCTGACTAAAGCAG GGTCGGGGACGTACCCgctcttctctctgctcccaGGATACAGAGGACATCCTTCTTTCTCCACCATGGTTTCAAAACTTCGCAGCCAGATCCTGGCCATGCCCCGCTGTCAGCTGTCTCACACCATCCTTACTGAGAAGAACTG GTTTCACTATGCAGCTCGTATCTGGGATGGGGTGAAAAAGTCCTCGGCACTCTCAGAATACAGCCGCCTGCTCTGCTAA
- the LOC113122252 gene encoding zinc finger protein 135: MSEDSSSDEEWCGSTKRHGEGARPEAKCWECGKKFSSLSNLMLHYKNHNITAACHICNIIFRRLTSLSTHLDNAHSPPLCNMCHQSFSNVWELNKHAETHRMDKVPFQQAPAFSYQSHNSNNCSNEMTAQQSINSVLYDSVLDLSPEQTIEVKTERAESFENSVEFIVGEDDDKDFDTESDWEQVDDSTSSASDDNEDERPTKPAELSSDGPESDGDSKSSSTDCSSNSSNSSHIKKNPVNPPTTNSSICAMCGRGPFRSLKLHLLHCSGVRVKYQCSLCKKLFLSEASLNEHYMPLYCCDICGQVFSHGNSYHHHPCPKKSKCPLVFFCSETMPKACNICKSFFTSEKTLLNHVTRVHTSVVSTNICIITQPSALTEEKASPGVRGTAAQSAISSQNPVSQVINGKLRVGQNYAGSLSTVVKSTPSSLSTSSFHPGRPPAPMCMASAAAPVRLGRDGARGQSTHKLPSCLSEPLFDSPGATDTTSATAAPEPVSRMPTIMAMFENDSQDVALMKRMNTGWRAKASYPCRQCGAILRQPSLIISHRYLHRGRRSHRCQCGRAFKHRLHLLRHCVQHAESKSYICVSCGETFTGAKLLAEHMKGKPWKKFHFGHTLGKVKKKCRMPFTCDCGQYFFRPSAYIWHQLQNWKKKT; this comes from the coding sequence ATGTCTGAAGACTCGAGCAGCGATGAAGAATGGTGTGGATCTACAAAAAGGCACGGGGAAGGTGCACGCCCAGAGGCAAAATGTTGGGAATGTGGCAAAAAATTTAGCAGCCTGTCAAACTTGATGTTGCACTACAAAAACCACAATATCACAGCCGCTTGCCACATCTGCAATATTATCTTCAGACGACTGACCTCACTCTCCACGCACCTGGATAATGCACACTCGCCGCCCCTCTGCAACATGTGCCATCAGTCCTTCAGCAATGTGTGGGAGTTAAACAAGCATGCAGAGACACACCGTATGGACAAAGTACCATTTCAACAAGCTCCTGCATTCAGTTATCAAAGTCACAACAGTAACAACTGTTCAAATGAGATGACTGCACAGCAGAGCATAAACTCAGTGCTGTATGACTCAGTGTTAGATCTGAGCCCTGAACAGACTATTGAGGTGAAGACTGAAAGAGCAGAGTCATTTGAAAACAGTGTAGAGTTTATAGTGGGTGAAGATGACGATAAGGATTTTGACACAGAAAGTGACTGGGAGCAGGTGGATGATTCAACAAGCTCTGCATCTGATGATAATGAAGATGAGAGGCCCACTAAACCCGCAGAGTTGTCTTCAGATGGTCCAGAGTCAGATGGTGACTCAAAATCAAGTTCAACTGATTGTTCCAGTAACTCTTCCAACAGTTCACACATCAAGAAAAACCCAGTGAACCCTCCTACTACTAACAGTTCAATATGTGCTATGTGTGGCAGAGGGCCATTCAGGTCATTGAAGCTCCATTTGCTGCACTGCAGTGGGGTAAGAGTAAAATACCAGTGTTCACTATGCAAGAAGCTGTTTCTAAGTGAGGCGTCCCTCAACGAGCACTACATGCCTTTGTATTGCTGTGACATCTGTGGGCAGGTTTTCTCTCATGGGAACTCGTACCATCACCACCCGTGTcccaaaaaaagcaaatgtccCTTGGTCTTCTTTTGTTCTGAAACAATGCCAAAAGCATGTAACATATGCAAATcttttttcacttctgagaAGACACTGTTAAACCATGTCACCAGAGTTCACACATCAGTGGTCAGCACAAACATCTGCATAATAACACAACCATCAGCGCTGACTGAGGAAAAGGCTTCCCCAGGTGTCCGTGGCACAGCTGCCCAGTCCGCGATCAGTAGCCAAAATCCAGTCAGTCAGGTCATTAATGGAAAGCTGCGTGTTGGCCAAAACTATGCAGGGTCATTGTCCACTGTTGTGAAATCtactccttcctctctctcgaCATCCTCCTTCCATCCAGGCAGACCCCCTGCTCCGATGTGCATGGCATCTGCTGCTGCACCCGTCAGGCTGGGGCGAGACGGCGCTCGAGGTCAGTCAACCCACAAGCTTCCAAGTTGTCTTTCTGAACCTTTATTTGACTCTCCTGGTGCCACTGACACTACTTCAGCCACCGCGGCCCCTGAGCCTGTCTCACGGATGCCCACTATTATGGCGATGTTTGAGAATGACAGTCAGGATGTGGCTTTGATGAAACGTATGAACACGGGCTGGCGAGCCAAGGCATCTTATCCTTGCAGGCAGTGTGGCGCCATCTTGCGGCAGCCCTCCCTCATTATCAGCCACCGCTACCTCCACCGAGGCCGCCGCTCACACCGGTGTCAGTGCGGCCGAGCTTTTAAGCACCGGCTGCACCTCCTGCGGCACTGTGTCCAGCATGCAGAGTCCAAGAGCTACATCTGCGTCAGCTGTGGGGAGACTTTCACAGGAGCGAAACTCTTAGCTGAGCACATGAAGGGCAAACCATGGAAAAAATTCCATTTTGGACATACTTTGGGGAAAGTTAAGAAAAAGTGCAGGATGCCCTTTACATGTGACTGTGGACAATACTTTTTTAGACCTTCTGCTTACATATGGCACCAACTTCaaaactggaagaaaaaaacctaa
- the kcnn4 gene encoding intermediate conductance calcium-activated potassium channel protein 4 isoform X1 has product MPSPVWEESKGETGQREDGAAERHDRKSGTGERLMCALEMEVTNRSLHGDSTVDCLHYDGVNNRNGGDSAEVSVPFSLPGKRTPMEGDNLHRLRDRKFLLEDKKRLCALALGTALLGILLMIIHVEICPIVYNPDSNIALIISCSISLSTGCLLILIIAYHYKDIRLFVIDHNQVDWRIAMTSHRVCVISLELLVCSIHPVGTYWKVGLHVNSSSPAPLRVSNYQSDILLDMELLLSVLMFLRLYLVHRAILLHSKVLLSASYRSIGSLNNINFTFRFVLKVLMNKHPARTLLVFILFFWLTASWMLTLCERQTEALTGNMNTALWLIAITFLTVGYGDVAPTTSCGKAVCLFAGVMGVACTALLVAVVTEKLALNKGEKHVHFFMLDTQISKRIRHAAANVLRECWLLHRTNTTKGNRGEHRRHQRCLLEAIRVFRHLRLKQRKLRDYVSEMVDLPKMQMIMCDLSANWNNSYRELEQRILSMEQKLDELSRCFQQTSELLSQALRHRNPEIR; this is encoded by the exons ATGCCTTCCCCAGTTTGGGAGGAAAGCAAAGGGGAGACCGGACAGAGAGAAGACGGAGCAGCGGAGCGTCACGACAGAAAAAGTGGCACAGGCGAGCGTCTCATGTGCGCTCTGGAGATGGAGGTGACAAACCGCAGCCTGCACGGCGACTCCACAGTTGACTGCCTACACTACGATGGCGTGAACAACCGAAACGGCGGAGACTCGGCAGAAGTATCTGTGCCCTTCTCACTGCCCGGGAAGCGGACTCCCATGGAGGGAGACAACCTCCACAGACTGCGAGACAGAAAGTTTTTATTGGAGGACAAAAAGCGTCTCTGCGCTTTGGCTTTGGGCACTGCTCTGCTCGGGATACTGCTCATGATAATCCACGTCGAGATATGCCCTATCGTTTATAATCCG GACTCAAATATTGCTTTGATCATCAGCTGTTCCATCAGCCTGTCCACTGGGTGTCTCCTGATCCTCATTATAGCCTACCATTATAAGGACATCAGG CTGTTCGTCATTGACCACAACCAAGTGGACTGGCGCATTGCCATGACCAGTCATAGGGTTTGTGTGATCAGTCTGGAGCTGTTGGTCTGTTCCATCCATCCCGTCGGCACATACTGGAAGGTGGGCCTCCATGTCAACTCGTCTTCCCCAGCTCCACTTCGTGTTTCCAACTACCAAAGCGACATCCTGTTGGACATGGAGCTGCTGTTATCAGTGCTGATGTTCCTCCGTTTGTACTTGGTGCACAGAGCCATCCTGCTGCACAGCAAAGTGCTGCTGAGCGCCTCCTACCGGAGCATCGGCTCGCTCAACAACATCAACTTCACCTTCCGCTTTGTTCTCAAGGTACTGATGAACAAACACCCGGCACGCACGCTGCTGgtcttcatcctcttcttctggCTCACCGCGTCCTGGATGCTCACACTGTGTGAGAG GCAGACCGAAGCGTTGACAGGCAACATGAACACGGCTCTGTGGCTCATAGCCATCACCTTCCTCACAGTCGGCTATGGGGATGTGGCGCCCACCACCAGCTGTGGCAAGGCGGTGTGTCTCTTCGCTGGAGTAATG GGTGTAGCCTGCACTGCCTTGCTGGTGGCGGTTGTCACAGAGAAGCTGGCATTGAACAAAGGAGAGAAGCATGTACACTTCTTCATGCTGGACACCCAGATCTCTAAAAGG ATCCGCCATGCTGCTGCCAACGTGCTAAGGGAGTGTTGGCTTTTGCACCGCACAAACACGACAAAGGGAAACCGTGGTGAGCACCGAAGACACCAGAGATGCCTTCTGGAAGCCATCAGAGT ATTTCGACATTTACGcctcaaacaaagaaaactgagaGATTACGTGAGCGAGATGGTGGATCTCCCTAAG ATGCAGATGATCATGTGCGACCTCAGTGCCAACTGGAATAACTCCTATCGGGAGCTGGAGCAGCGTATCCTCTCCATGGAGCAGAAGCTGGATGAGCTGAGTCGCTGCTTCCAACAAACCTCTGAGCTACTGTCACAGGCCCTACGTCATCGCAACCCAGAGATCAG gtgA
- the kcnn4 gene encoding intermediate conductance calcium-activated potassium channel protein 4 isoform X2 — translation MPSPVWEESKGETGQREDGAAERHDRKSGTGERLMCALEMEVTNRSLHGDSTVDCLHYDGVNNRNGGDSAEVSVPFSLPGKRTPMEGDNLHRLRDRKFLLEDKKRLCALALGTALLGILLMIIHVEICPIVYNPDSNIALIISCSISLSTGCLLILIIAYHYKDIRLFVIDHNQVDWRIAMTSHRVCVISLELLVCSIHPVGTYWKVGLHVNSSSPAPLRVSNYQSDILLDMELLLSVLMFLRLYLVHRAILLHSKVLLSASYRSIGSLNNINFTFRFVLKVLMNKHPARTLLVFILFFWLTASWMLTLCERQTEALTGNMNTALWLIAITFLTVGYGDVAPTTSCGKAVCLFAGVMGVACTALLVAVVTEKLALNKGEKHVHFFMLDTQISKRIRHAAANVLRECWLLHRTNTTKGNRGEHRRHQRCLLEAIRVFRHLRLKQRKLRDYVSEMVDLPKMQMIMCDLSANWNNSYRELEQRILSMEQKLDELSRCFQQTSELLSQALRHRNPEIR, via the exons ATGCCTTCCCCAGTTTGGGAGGAAAGCAAAGGGGAGACCGGACAGAGAGAAGACGGAGCAGCGGAGCGTCACGACAGAAAAAGTGGCACAGGCGAGCGTCTCATGTGCGCTCTGGAGATGGAGGTGACAAACCGCAGCCTGCACGGCGACTCCACAGTTGACTGCCTACACTACGATGGCGTGAACAACCGAAACGGCGGAGACTCGGCAGAAGTATCTGTGCCCTTCTCACTGCCCGGGAAGCGGACTCCCATGGAGGGAGACAACCTCCACAGACTGCGAGACAGAAAGTTTTTATTGGAGGACAAAAAGCGTCTCTGCGCTTTGGCTTTGGGCACTGCTCTGCTCGGGATACTGCTCATGATAATCCACGTCGAGATATGCCCTATCGTTTATAATCCG GACTCAAATATTGCTTTGATCATCAGCTGTTCCATCAGCCTGTCCACTGGGTGTCTCCTGATCCTCATTATAGCCTACCATTATAAGGACATCAGG CTGTTCGTCATTGACCACAACCAAGTGGACTGGCGCATTGCCATGACCAGTCATAGGGTTTGTGTGATCAGTCTGGAGCTGTTGGTCTGTTCCATCCATCCCGTCGGCACATACTGGAAGGTGGGCCTCCATGTCAACTCGTCTTCCCCAGCTCCACTTCGTGTTTCCAACTACCAAAGCGACATCCTGTTGGACATGGAGCTGCTGTTATCAGTGCTGATGTTCCTCCGTTTGTACTTGGTGCACAGAGCCATCCTGCTGCACAGCAAAGTGCTGCTGAGCGCCTCCTACCGGAGCATCGGCTCGCTCAACAACATCAACTTCACCTTCCGCTTTGTTCTCAAGGTACTGATGAACAAACACCCGGCACGCACGCTGCTGgtcttcatcctcttcttctggCTCACCGCGTCCTGGATGCTCACACTGTGTGAGAG GCAGACCGAAGCGTTGACAGGCAACATGAACACGGCTCTGTGGCTCATAGCCATCACCTTCCTCACAGTCGGCTATGGGGATGTGGCGCCCACCACCAGCTGTGGCAAGGCGGTGTGTCTCTTCGCTGGAGTAATG GGTGTAGCCTGCACTGCCTTGCTGGTGGCGGTTGTCACAGAGAAGCTGGCATTGAACAAAGGAGAGAAGCATGTACACTTCTTCATGCTGGACACCCAGATCTCTAAAAGG ATCCGCCATGCTGCTGCCAACGTGCTAAGGGAGTGTTGGCTTTTGCACCGCACAAACACGACAAAGGGAAACCGTGGTGAGCACCGAAGACACCAGAGATGCCTTCTGGAAGCCATCAGAGT ATTTCGACATTTACGcctcaaacaaagaaaactgagaGATTACGTGAGCGAGATGGTGGATCTCCCTAAG ATGCAGATGATCATGTGCGACCTCAGTGCCAACTGGAATAACTCCTATCGGGAGCTGGAGCAGCGTATCCTCTCCATGGAGCAGAAGCTGGATGAGCTGAGTCGCTGCTTCCAACAAACCTCTGAGCTACTGTCACAGGCCCTACGTCATCGCAACCCAGAGATCAGGTAA